The following proteins are co-located in the Sphingobacteriaceae bacterium genome:
- a CDS encoding glycosyltransferase encodes MPKILRIINRFNLGGPSYNVSYLSKFLEPAYNTLLAGGPEEPGEVSSLYIAENLGLKPLVISEMQRSINPLNDYFAYLRIKKIIQEFKPDIIHTHASKAGAIGRLAAIRCKVPVIVHTFHGHVFHSYFSKLKTAFIIRLEKYFASRSSAIVAISEIQKKELSEVYKICAPEKIHVIPLGFDLAKFQENAAEKRSKFRDKYTVDENTILIGIIGRFAPIKNHFLFIKAVAFVLKNFTAKKIQAVFVGDGPLKNEMQQLIKSEGLSYTGLTADFIFAGWEKEVEQVLPAFDLVCMSSDNEGTPVSLIEAQAAGKFVVSTNVGGIEDILNPQCGLLSPKGDLTAFSQNLLKALQNIEIFSANAKMGQEEIIKKFSYERLCSDMDKLYKKLLSEKK; translated from the coding sequence TTGCCAAAAATTTTACGTATAATCAACCGCTTTAATTTAGGAGGACCGAGCTATAACGTTTCGTACTTAAGTAAGTTTCTTGAACCTGCTTATAACACGCTATTGGCAGGCGGACCTGAAGAACCCGGTGAAGTGAGCTCACTCTACATTGCTGAAAATTTAGGATTAAAACCCTTAGTTATTTCCGAAATGCAACGTAGCATTAATCCGCTAAATGATTACTTTGCTTATTTACGAATTAAAAAAATTATACAGGAATTTAAACCCGACATTATTCATACCCACGCCAGCAAAGCCGGCGCCATTGGCCGTTTGGCTGCCATACGTTGTAAAGTGCCTGTTATAGTGCATACTTTTCATGGCCATGTTTTCCACAGTTACTTTTCTAAATTAAAAACTGCGTTCATTATTCGTCTCGAAAAATATTTTGCTTCCCGATCCAGTGCCATTGTGGCCATCAGCGAAATTCAAAAAAAAGAACTAAGCGAAGTTTATAAAATTTGTGCACCCGAAAAAATTCATGTTATTCCGCTTGGTTTCGACTTAGCCAAGTTTCAGGAAAATGCAGCCGAAAAACGCAGCAAGTTTCGTGATAAATATACGGTGGATGAAAACACTATTTTAATAGGCATTATTGGGAGATTTGCACCCATAAAAAATCATTTTTTATTTATAAAAGCTGTTGCTTTTGTACTTAAAAATTTCACGGCAAAAAAAATTCAGGCTGTTTTTGTGGGCGATGGACCTTTAAAAAATGAAATGCAACAATTGATTAAATCGGAAGGATTAAGTTATACCGGCTTAACCGCCGATTTTATTTTTGCGGGTTGGGAAAAAGAAGTGGAACAGGTTTTGCCGGCTTTTGATTTGGTATGTATGAGCTCCGATAATGAAGGTACACCCGTAAGCTTAATTGAAGCGCAGGCTGCGGGTAAGTTTGTGGTGAGTACTAATGTAGGAGGTATTGAAGATATTTTAAATCCACAATGCGGTTTGCTTTCTCCGAAAGGAGATTTAACAGCATTTTCTCAAAATCTTTTAAAAGCCCTTCAAAATATTGAAATTTTTAGCGCGAATGCAAAAATGGGACAGGAAGAGATCATTAAAAAATTCTCTTACGAACGCTTGTGTTCGGATATGGATAAGTTGTATAAAAAATTACTTAGCGAAAAAAAATAA
- a CDS encoding SUMF1/EgtB/PvdO family nonheme iron enzyme: protein MISFKKYIYLSGLFLLLSFCFSFTFFKPKKFIPPGTVSITENFFADEAEISNAAWREFETATKIKYGKFSKEHIAVLPDTLVWRQKNSSNEPYVQYYYRHPAYRDYPVVGISYEQALAFCKWRTEKVKEFYIIRYKKDLKINYRLPSKEEWEKISLGGVDIMYGYARNSKGCILFNHRYAADSVDAANTPNNPADVTAPILSYQKNRFGIYNLFGNVAEMTAEKGICKGGGWRHLFEECRAGNDIPYTGTTAWLGFRCVCDFQGSSQ, encoded by the coding sequence ATGATAAGTTTTAAAAAGTACATTTATTTGTCCGGGTTATTTCTGCTTTTAAGCTTCTGTTTTTCTTTTACTTTTTTCAAACCTAAAAAATTTATACCACCCGGCACAGTTTCAATTACCGAAAACTTTTTTGCTGACGAAGCCGAAATCAGTAACGCTGCCTGGAGAGAGTTTGAAACTGCCACAAAAATTAAATACGGAAAATTTTCTAAGGAACATATTGCCGTGTTACCCGATACTTTGGTATGGCGACAAAAAAATTCCAGCAACGAACCCTATGTGCAATATTATTATCGACACCCGGCGTATCGTGATTATCCGGTGGTTGGCATCAGCTACGAACAAGCCTTAGCTTTTTGTAAATGGCGGACAGAAAAAGTAAAAGAATTTTATATCATCCGTTATAAAAAAGATTTAAAAATTAATTACCGATTACCCAGCAAAGAAGAATGGGAAAAAATCAGTTTGGGTGGTGTAGATATAATGTATGGATATGCCAGAAATAGCAAAGGTTGTATTTTATTTAATCACAGGTATGCCGCCGATAGCGTCGATGCAGCTAACACACCCAACAATCCCGCAGATGTAACTGCACCGATATTGTCCTATCAAAAAAACAGATTCGGAATTTATAATTTATTTGGCAATGTAGCCGAAATGACTGCCGAAAAAGGCATTTGCAAAGGTGGAGGATGGAGACATTTATTTGAAGAGTGCAGAGCAGGAAATGATATTCCCTATACCGGAACAACAGCTTGGCTGGGATTCAGATGTGTGTGTGATTTTCAAGGTAGCTCACAATAG
- a CDS encoding SpoIIE family protein phosphatase, whose translation MKIGFKYYLLIFCVFSLALGAQQLRFKHITNEDGLSSLMVNCILQDDKGFMWFGTQDGLNRYDGYQFKVYKNDPTDLNSLNSSEITAVNQIRPDLMVIGTREGLNYFNPVNETFTSLRHLKPLKSKINCIIKADEKNAWIGCEDGLFLLNIEQKTIRNYEFVVKQKISVNAIAVLKGKVFVGTNGDGLWLIDHGNASKVDFTDEELIEVKAQELDVITDIKEYAGKLYLGTYGYGIFKMDDSGELEKRIWMVEGNKPDGGNFIKKMDIRDSKMYVASTYGFFICNLLSEKILTTIHKNEKLGDQSLSGEKIESLFIDKVKNIWVGFSTEGINVSFFQAQKFPEANNGLDLSIGNIYAFCEDANENLMIGGVQTLHYFDKHSNLKKNLTGLLKGGAAICIYNQDPKFYWIGTWGNGLYRLNVEMGEFKQVISNKEGGTILCLVPDGEGNLYAGTVGDGYFKVNMQDLSFEQFKNDPALKEFNINAIYQDRTKHVWLGTYDGGLMKTEGFPKNGKFHISKIYKNEGKAGDIASNTILAMNEDLKGNIWFATSAGVSRLAPNGKFVSYYEKDGLANAYLYSILRDSIGHFWMSCNKGLIKFNPLLPEKDIIFRNYDVKDGLINSEHNSGAALLGTSGKMYFGGSNGFNAFRPAQIKDNFNAPGVYVVSYQRGGLDVPLDSSITYKKNIELEWRENYLQFEVVALDYTDPSKNKFKFMLEGYDKDWSAPSNVRYISYTQLSGGDYTFKVKAANNDGVWNETPFEIKISVIPPFWKTKIFYVLVVLIIIAGVYGFTQYRTKSIMRENKILENRVEERTKELAEKNRDITSSIEYAKRIQEAILPSQDDIFKKLKGAFILYKPKDIVSGDFYWFGEKNNQKVFAVVDCTGHGVPGAFMSMIGHNLLNQIVLEKGITAPDEVLNNLHKGVQDALRQGQNEITTNDGMDLSLITFNDQTGEIHWAGANRPLVMVSNKGEFNKIEGDKYPVGGAQINSVRKFTKHEINVSGPTMLYLFSDGYADQFGGDRGKKFMVKKYYDVLKEIHLKFPEEQKQILLSEFETWRKNHEQVDDVLVAGIAI comes from the coding sequence TTGAAAATAGGATTTAAATATTACCTGCTTATTTTTTGCGTATTTTCCTTAGCACTTGGTGCGCAGCAATTGCGTTTTAAACACATCACCAACGAAGATGGATTAAGTTCGTTAATGGTGAACTGCATTTTGCAGGATGATAAAGGCTTTATGTGGTTTGGTACACAAGACGGATTAAACCGTTACGATGGTTATCAGTTTAAAGTATATAAAAATGACCCAACCGATTTAAACTCTTTAAACAGCAGTGAAATTACGGCTGTGAATCAAATCAGACCCGATTTAATGGTAATTGGAACAAGGGAAGGTTTAAATTATTTTAACCCGGTTAATGAAACATTCACTTCCCTTAGACATTTAAAACCATTAAAAAGTAAAATAAATTGCATTATTAAAGCCGATGAAAAAAACGCATGGATAGGCTGTGAAGACGGATTATTTTTATTGAATATTGAGCAAAAAACAATAAGGAATTATGAATTTGTTGTTAAGCAAAAAATAAGTGTTAATGCAATTGCCGTATTAAAAGGTAAGGTTTTTGTAGGCACTAATGGTGACGGTTTATGGTTAATTGATCATGGAAACGCAAGTAAAGTAGACTTTACAGATGAAGAATTGATTGAAGTAAAAGCGCAGGAACTTGATGTAATAACGGATATTAAAGAATATGCCGGAAAATTATATTTGGGAACTTACGGTTACGGTATTTTTAAGATGGACGATAGCGGGGAATTAGAAAAGCGAATTTGGATGGTGGAAGGTAATAAACCCGATGGTGGAAACTTTATTAAGAAAATGGACATACGTGACAGTAAGATGTATGTAGCCAGTACCTACGGATTTTTTATATGCAATTTACTTTCCGAAAAAATATTAACCACCATTCATAAAAATGAAAAACTTGGAGATCAAAGTTTGTCAGGTGAAAAAATTGAAAGTTTATTTATTGATAAGGTAAAGAATATCTGGGTAGGATTTAGTACCGAAGGAATAAATGTTTCCTTTTTTCAGGCGCAAAAATTTCCGGAAGCCAATAATGGATTGGATTTGAGTATCGGAAATATATATGCTTTTTGTGAGGATGCTAATGAAAATTTAATGATTGGTGGCGTACAAACATTACACTATTTTGATAAGCACAGCAATTTAAAAAAGAATTTAACCGGTTTATTAAAAGGTGGAGCCGCAATTTGTATTTACAATCAAGATCCTAAGTTTTATTGGATAGGAACATGGGGTAACGGCCTTTATCGATTAAATGTAGAGATGGGAGAATTTAAACAAGTAATCAGCAACAAAGAAGGAGGAACCATTTTATGTTTAGTTCCGGATGGGGAAGGTAATTTGTATGCCGGCACCGTTGGAGATGGATATTTTAAAGTAAACATGCAGGATTTATCGTTTGAACAATTTAAAAATGATCCTGCATTAAAGGAATTTAATATTAATGCCATTTATCAAGATAGAACAAAACATGTTTGGTTGGGAACCTATGATGGCGGGTTAATGAAAACAGAAGGCTTTCCGAAAAACGGAAAATTTCATATATCAAAAATTTATAAAAATGAAGGCAAGGCAGGTGATATTGCATCCAACACAATATTGGCCATGAATGAAGATTTAAAAGGAAATATTTGGTTTGCCACAAGCGCAGGTGTAAGCAGATTGGCACCTAACGGAAAATTTGTGAGTTATTATGAGAAAGACGGATTAGCTAATGCGTATTTATATTCCATTCTTCGTGATAGTATTGGTCATTTCTGGATGAGTTGCAATAAAGGTTTAATTAAATTTAATCCTCTGTTACCTGAAAAAGATATTATTTTCAGAAATTATGATGTAAAAGACGGACTCATCAATTCAGAACACAATAGCGGCGCAGCATTATTAGGCACTTCAGGTAAAATGTACTTTGGCGGATCAAACGGATTCAATGCGTTCAGGCCCGCACAAATAAAAGATAATTTTAATGCGCCGGGTGTTTATGTGGTGTCTTATCAGCGAGGAGGCTTGGATGTACCGCTCGATTCGAGTATTACCTATAAAAAGAATATTGAGCTGGAGTGGCGTGAAAATTATTTGCAGTTTGAAGTGGTGGCATTAGACTACACGGATCCAAGTAAAAATAAATTTAAATTTATGTTGGAAGGTTATGATAAAGATTGGTCGGCTCCTTCCAATGTAAGATATATATCATATACCCAATTATCAGGAGGAGATTACACCTTTAAAGTAAAAGCCGCCAATAACGATGGGGTTTGGAATGAAACTCCGTTTGAAATTAAGATAAGCGTTATACCACCTTTTTGGAAAACCAAGATATTTTATGTTTTGGTTGTGCTGATTATTATTGCAGGAGTATATGGATTTACGCAATACAGAACTAAAAGTATCATGCGTGAAAATAAAATTCTGGAAAACAGAGTAGAAGAGCGGACCAAAGAATTGGCCGAAAAAAACAGAGATATTACCAGCAGTATTGAGTATGCCAAACGGATTCAAGAAGCTATTTTACCTTCGCAGGATGACATATTTAAAAAATTGAAAGGCGCATTTATATTGTATAAGCCCAAGGACATTGTAAGTGGAGATTTTTATTGGTTTGGAGAAAAAAATAATCAGAAAGTTTTTGCTGTGGTAGATTGTACCGGGCATGGTGTGCCCGGAGCTTTTATGAGTATGATAGGTCACAATTTACTTAATCAGATTGTTTTAGAAAAAGGAATCACAGCGCCGGATGAAGTGTTGAATAATTTACATAAAGGTGTACAAGATGCATTAAGACAAGGCCAAAATGAAATTACTACCAATGATGGAATGGATTTATCTTTAATTACATTTAATGATCAAACCGGAGAAATTCATTGGGCGGGAGCCAACCGACCTTTGGTTATGGTGAGTAATAAGGGAGAGTTTAATAAGATTGAAGGAGATAAATATCCGGTAGGTGGTGCGCAAATAAACAGCGTACGCAAATTCACTAAACATGAAATTAATGTGAGCGGACCCACAATGCTTTATTTATTCAGCGATGGATATGCAGATCAATTTGGAGGAGATCGCGGAAAGAAATTTATGGTTAAAAAATATTATGATGTTTTAAAAGAAATACATTTAAAATTCCCTGAAGAGCAAAAGCAAATTTTACTTAGTGAATTTGAAACATGGCGCAAAAATCACGAACAGGTTGATGACGTTTTAGTTGCCGGTATTGCGATTTAA
- a CDS encoding T9SS type A sorting domain-containing protein, with protein sequence MKKIFTFLLVMGIYIMNSQCSYTMDILSQNGYTITCANPTINLIAIQNSNYFYPNHLWTGPSFTTNLPYANVTQPGIYTLTISEGITNCTLTTTVSIGINTAVPSSSVFPNSASVTCNNPVTFTAMALTPTSNIMHSWYVPVSPFPNGNESYLSINVTEVTNFYSGPGVYTHKLKDLTNGCFVTQTVSVTSPDAYPTFSLGSSTNYSFGCAPLNQTTISIINPVSTQTPPATCSYTFMAPTFTGIVTPSVILGNNSSTVTTSPGTWSIIVQDNSNFCRTMVDVTVSQNTLVPNVIASIPANTLTCNNPTFLTQGFSSTKHSIISWQVPILGQPLTTTLIIGDISNGPPTSTIALFYANFTVVATNSINGCQTSSIIPIYQDFRAPKSIPAITGTPTSFCKPGDVVTLNSNNSYVTSAGPSPSIIVNSWMGPAPQTSASTSTYSAYVTGNYSLTVEDSYNGCKTTSIINVPTNAPRFGLQGTAPSSSASCDGTVIVTTQIPNGYTLSATTGLLDGTTISNLCYGWLKVCMTFTAGECYACDSILINAATSIREINFKDEILIYPNPSNGTFYIKNTSGKSATIKIFNVEGRQVSVAEALEATGSGASTLREPQGPKYLEIKNLNAGIYFVEVNIDGSIIRKKIVVLK encoded by the coding sequence ATGAAAAAAATATTTACGTTTTTATTGGTGATGGGAATTTATATTATGAATTCTCAATGTAGTTATACTATGGATATTCTAAGTCAAAATGGATATACGATTACCTGTGCAAATCCAACCATAAATTTAATTGCAATACAAAATTCAAATTACTTTTATCCAAATCATCTATGGACGGGACCTTCTTTCACTACCAATCTTCCCTACGCGAACGTTACTCAGCCGGGAATTTATACTTTAACAATTAGCGAAGGAATTACGAATTGTACTTTGACAACAACCGTTTCAATTGGAATAAATACAGCAGTTCCATCTTCATCAGTATTTCCAAATTCCGCTTCTGTTACCTGTAATAATCCGGTTACTTTTACCGCAATGGCTCTTACTCCAACATCCAATATTATGCACTCGTGGTACGTACCAGTAAGTCCATTTCCAAATGGTAATGAGAGTTATTTGAGCATTAATGTCACTGAAGTAACTAATTTTTACTCAGGACCTGGGGTTTACACACATAAACTTAAAGATTTAACAAATGGATGTTTTGTAACCCAAACCGTTAGTGTAACTTCTCCAGATGCCTATCCAACTTTTTCATTAGGTTCTTCAACCAACTATTCTTTCGGCTGTGCGCCATTAAATCAAACTACTATTTCTATCATTAATCCGGTTTCTACACAAACACCACCTGCAACTTGTAGTTACACTTTTATGGCACCTACATTTACCGGTATAGTTACGCCAAGTGTTATTTTAGGAAATAATTCTTCAACTGTTACTACTAGCCCAGGAACATGGTCAATAATTGTTCAGGATAATTCTAATTTTTGCCGAACTATGGTGGATGTTACTGTAAGTCAAAATACATTGGTTCCAAATGTGATAGCTTCAATACCGGCAAATACTTTAACTTGTAATAATCCTACATTTTTAACTCAAGGATTTTCTAGCACAAAACACTCAATAATTAGTTGGCAGGTTCCAATTCTTGGGCAACCTTTGACAACGACCTTGATTATTGGAGACATTTCTAACGGCCCACCGACAAGCACCATAGCCTTGTTTTATGCGAATTTTACTGTCGTTGCCACAAATTCAATAAACGGATGTCAAACATCTTCAATCATTCCCATCTACCAGGATTTTCGTGCCCCAAAATCCATTCCTGCAATTACAGGAACGCCAACTTCATTTTGTAAACCCGGTGATGTGGTTACGCTCAACTCCAATAATTCTTATGTAACTTCTGCGGGTCCGAGTCCGAGTATTATCGTCAATTCATGGATGGGTCCGGCTCCCCAAACCAGTGCAAGTACCAGCACTTATTCGGCTTATGTTACGGGTAATTATTCTTTAACAGTGGAAGATAGTTATAACGGCTGTAAAACCACCAGCATTATCAATGTACCCACTAACGCTCCGCGGTTTGGTTTACAGGGCACAGCTCCAAGCAGTTCGGCGAGTTGTGATGGAACAGTAATTGTAACTACACAAATTCCCAATGGCTATACTTTGTCTGCCACCACCGGTTTGTTAGATGGAACTACCATTAGTAATTTATGTTACGGTTGGTTAAAAGTATGCATGACCTTTACAGCCGGAGAATGTTACGCTTGTGATTCTATTTTGATCAATGCAGCCACTTCAATACGAGAAATTAATTTTAAGGATGAGATTTTGATTTATCCGAATCCGAGCAACGGAACTTTCTATATTAAAAACACATCAGGTAAATCAGCCACTATAAAAATATTTAATGTAGAAGGGAGGCAGGTTTCGGTGGCTGAGGCACTCGAAGCCACCGGCTCAGGAGCGTCGACCCTTCGAGAACCTCAGGGTCCGAAGTATTTGGAAATAAAAAATTTAAATGCCGGAATTTATTTTGTTGAGGTGAATATTGATGGATCGATAATCAGAAAAAAGATAGTGGTGTTGAAATAG
- a CDS encoding DUF1987 domain-containing protein, which yields MDKYSIEGTPKTPSITFDLAGGVLEIKGRSIPENSIEFYKPLVDSLDKYSSAAKSATTVNVQLEYFNTSSSKCILDVFKKLEGIHKGGSAVTINWHYEEDDEDMLEAGEDYQAIINVPFKMVMVNE from the coding sequence ATGGATAAGTATTCAATTGAAGGCACACCGAAAACACCAAGCATTACATTCGATCTTGCCGGTGGAGTTTTAGAAATTAAAGGGCGTTCAATACCTGAAAATTCAATCGAGTTTTATAAACCTTTGGTTGACTCTTTAGATAAGTATTCAAGCGCTGCAAAATCTGCTACAACAGTAAATGTTCAGTTGGAATATTTTAACACTTCCTCTTCAAAGTGTATTCTTGATGTTTTCAAAAAATTGGAAGGCATTCATAAAGGAGGTAGTGCAGTAACAATCAACTGGCATTATGAAGAAGATGATGAAGATATGTTAGAAGCCGGTGAAGATTATCAGGCAATTATTAATGTGCCATTTAAGATGGTAATGGTTAACGAATAA
- the map gene encoding type I methionyl aminopeptidase, producing MIYLKNREEIELMRESALMVSRTLGLIAREVKPGVTPLFLDKLAEEYIRDNGGVPAFKGYKSASGGIDFPATLCISINEAVVHGIPTNNPLKEGDIISVDCGVKKNGFYGDHAYTFAVGEVKPEVRKLMEVTKECLYLGIAQMISGNRVGDISFAIQQHAEKNGFGVVRELVGHGLGKNLHEEPEVPNYGKKTDGPKLKDGMVFAIEPMINMGKKDIKQLKDGWTIVTADGKPSAHYEHDVAIIDGKPEILSSYLFIEEAIASIK from the coding sequence ATGATTTATTTAAAAAACAGAGAAGAAATTGAATTGATGCGCGAATCAGCACTGATGGTTTCGCGTACATTAGGATTGATTGCCCGTGAAGTTAAACCCGGTGTTACACCCCTCTTTTTAGATAAGTTAGCTGAAGAGTATATTAGAGATAATGGCGGCGTTCCTGCATTTAAAGGTTACAAAAGCGCAAGCGGTGGAATTGATTTTCCGGCCACTTTATGCATATCCATTAATGAAGCTGTTGTGCACGGTATACCCACCAATAATCCCTTAAAAGAAGGAGATATTATTTCGGTGGATTGCGGGGTGAAGAAAAACGGATTTTATGGCGATCACGCTTATACTTTTGCTGTGGGAGAAGTAAAACCGGAAGTTCGGAAATTAATGGAGGTTACCAAAGAATGTCTTTATTTAGGAATAGCACAAATGATTAGCGGCAATCGAGTTGGAGACATTAGTTTTGCCATACAACAACATGCCGAAAAAAACGGATTTGGTGTAGTTAGAGAATTGGTAGGACATGGCTTAGGAAAAAATTTACACGAAGAACCCGAAGTACCCAATTATGGTAAGAAAACAGACGGACCCAAATTAAAAGATGGAATGGTTTTTGCCATTGAACCCATGATTAATATGGGTAAAAAAGATATTAAACAATTAAAAGACGGATGGACCATTGTTACTGCAGATGGTAAACCAAGCGCGCATTATGAGCATGATGTGGCTATTATCGATGGGAAACCTGAAATATTAAGCAGCTATTTATTCATTGAAGAAGCAATCGCTTCAATAAAGTAA
- a CDS encoding 2,3-diphosphoglycerate-dependent phosphoglycerate mutase: MAQLVIFRHGQSVWNLENKFTGWVDVDLSPKGIEEAKTAGEKIKGFQFDYAYSSALIRAQKTLTLAMQAAGHTPLTPIYDAALNERMYGDLQGLDKAETAKKYGDDQVKIWRRSFDIPPPNGESLKDTAERVLPYFEKEIVPKLKAGKNVIITAHGNSLRALIMYLEKMTPAQILEFEIGTAQPRLYELNNDMSIQSVKNL; the protein is encoded by the coding sequence ATGGCACAATTAGTAATATTTCGTCACGGACAAAGTGTTTGGAATCTGGAAAATAAATTTACCGGATGGGTGGATGTAGATTTATCACCAAAAGGAATTGAAGAAGCAAAAACTGCAGGTGAAAAAATTAAAGGCTTTCAATTTGATTATGCTTACTCCTCTGCCCTCATCCGCGCGCAAAAAACCTTAACACTGGCCATGCAGGCTGCAGGTCATACTCCACTTACTCCAATTTACGATGCAGCTTTAAATGAAAGAATGTATGGTGACTTGCAGGGATTGGATAAAGCAGAAACCGCAAAAAAATACGGAGACGATCAGGTGAAAATATGGAGAAGAAGTTTTGATATTCCACCGCCTAATGGCGAAAGTTTAAAAGATACAGCAGAAAGAGTACTTCCCTATTTCGAAAAAGAAATTGTTCCCAAATTAAAGGCGGGTAAAAATGTAATTATTACAGCCCATGGCAATAGTTTACGTGCCTTGATTATGTATTTGGAAAAGATGACACCCGCGCAAATATTAGAATTTGAAATAGGAACCGCTCAACCCCGCCTTTACGAATTAAACAACGATATGAGTATTCAATCCGTAAAAAATTTATAA
- a CDS encoding sigma-70 family RNA polymerase sigma factor yields the protein MLEEMTIIEAAKLNPQQFAPLYDKYYKQIFNYLYQRMDDKETAFDLTSQVFLKALSNLSTYQFKGVPFASWLYRIAYNELMQLFRMNKDKRAINADVSDLRYICEENEEPFFEEYIPAIKKLIQELKEEELQMVELRFFEKRAFKEIAEIMNITEVNAKVRMYRIIEKLKKQLSKLKT from the coding sequence TTGCTTGAAGAAATGACCATCATTGAGGCTGCAAAACTTAATCCTCAACAATTCGCTCCTTTGTATGATAAGTATTACAAACAAATATTTAATTATTTGTATCAGCGGATGGATGATAAAGAAACTGCCTTCGATTTAACGAGTCAGGTTTTTTTAAAAGCACTCAGCAACCTTTCTACTTATCAATTTAAAGGTGTGCCATTCGCAAGTTGGTTATATCGTATCGCATACAATGAACTCATGCAGTTATTCAGAATGAATAAAGATAAAAGAGCCATTAATGCAGATGTGAGTGATTTAAGATATATCTGTGAGGAAAATGAAGAACCTTTTTTTGAAGAATATATTCCGGCTATTAAAAAATTAATTCAAGAATTAAAAGAAGAGGAATTGCAAATGGTGGAATTACGTTTCTTTGAAAAAAGAGCTTTTAAAGAAATTGCGGAGATTATGAATATCACCGAGGTAAACGCTAAAGTACGCATGTACAGGATTATTGAAAAACTAAAAAAACAATTGAGCAAACTCAAAACCTAA
- a CDS encoding hydrolase, giving the protein MSNLLSNEGKIIAVDFDGTVVEHKYPAIGKEMLFAFATLKELQKKGHRLILWTYRAGKTLDEAVEYCKQNGVEFYAVNKNYPEEVLDENISRKIIADIYIDDRNVGGFLGWSEVWQHLHPEGGDFLHQLKNAEAHHNYNKGESGGLFKKLFGK; this is encoded by the coding sequence ATGAGCAACTTATTAAGCAACGAAGGAAAAATAATTGCCGTAGATTTTGACGGCACTGTTGTTGAACATAAATATCCGGCAATCGGAAAAGAAATGTTATTTGCTTTTGCTACATTAAAAGAATTACAAAAAAAAGGACATCGTTTAATACTATGGACATACAGAGCCGGTAAAACATTAGATGAAGCTGTGGAATATTGTAAACAAAACGGTGTTGAGTTTTATGCCGTGAATAAAAATTATCCCGAAGAAGTGCTGGATGAAAATATTTCCAGAAAAATTATAGCCGATATATATATTGACGATAGAAACGTGGGCGGATTTTTAGGATGGAGTGAGGTTTGGCAACACTTACATCCCGAAGGTGGAGATTTTTTACATCAATTAAAAAATGCGGAAGCACATCATAATTATAACAAAGGAGAAAGTGGAGGATTATTTAAAAAATTATTCGGAAAATGA